The genomic segment GCAAACGCATAATCCGGCGCGTATTACCTATGTTATTCTGGGCACAGCATTATTGTGGTTTGGCTGGTTTGGATTCAATGCAGGGTCAGCAGGAGGAGCCAATAGTCTGGCAGCTTATGCCTTTGCGACGACGACGACGGCTTCAGCGATGGCGGCCATGGCCTGGATATTTGTGGATATCATCCGAGGCAAAAAACCATCCGCAATGGGCGCATGTATTGGCGCTGTCGTTGGACTTGTTGCCATTACACCGGCAGCTGGTTTTGTTAGTATACCGCATGCGATGGTCATTGGTTTAATTGCCGCGCTGGTCAGCAACCTGGTTGTCTATTTGCGCAGTAAAACCAGCATAGATGATACACTGGATGTGTTTCCATGTCATGGTGTAGGGGGGATGGTCGGTATGATACTGACTGGGGTGTTTGCGCATCACAATGTCAATCCGATTGTAGCTGACAATGGTCTATTCTTTGGTGAAACAAAGCTGTTTATCGTTCACACGGTAGCGCTATTTGCTGTGTCCTTCTTTGCCTTTGTAGGGTCTTTGATCCTTCTGAAGGTGACGGATCTCATTTCGCCTTTACGTGTTGAGGAAACGGAGGAAGAGCTGGGCCTTGATGTAACCCAGCACGCTGAAGCGCTCTAATACCGTTCTTTTTGAATAAGCAATCCCAAACAAAGCGTTGAAACTGCTTTGTTTGGGATTTTTTTTGCATTTTTGCTCTGTTTGGTTGTTCGTCACAAGGTCTGGAAATACGTCGCCCTGCAGTCTGAACACATTTTGGCCGAAAGGTTTTATAACGAGTTTTATTGATGAAAGATGCTATAAAAGAAACACTGCGTTCTGATTTTGAGAAAATGATGCGCCATTCATTACAGAAGAGTGGCGAATTTGGTTTCCACATATTCGGCGATTATGCTGTATCTGTTCTCAACTTTTATGTCGGCAGTTCGATTTTGTTGCCCGAAGATAAACATGAGGCGGCTTTATTTCTGGCAAATTTATACAATGCCGGTGTCAGAAACCGCATTAGCCAAAAGGACCTCCACGAGATTGCTGAGGTTGTGGCCGGGGATCCGACATTGAATTATCAGGTGATTGCTCCAATTTTTGACTAGCGTTTTGTCCAGACATCAATGTTTTGTCCACACAAGCTTACCGGTTTCGTATCCGCATTGCAATGCATACGTTAAGAATTCATTTTTGATCTTATCCGGGATTTCGGTATCTCTTCCTAAAATCCACATATAATCGAGGTTGTCGCCGAAAATAAGAGCGTATTTGTAATCTGGAGTTATTCTGACAATGTTATATCCGCTATAAAATGGGCCGAAGAAAGATACCTTCAGGGCACCTTTCTGTGGCCCATTGACAAACTTTGCTTTGCCGAGAGATTGCTTCCAGCGTTCTTTTTCTTCGGAATACCCTTGATTGTTGACACGGATGCTTCCGTCCTTATTTTTACTGTATTCGGCCGTGACCTGACTGAGGCCTCTTTCCCATCGGAAGTCAAGACGGGCTATCTCATACCATTTTCCGAGATATTTATCGAGGTTAAAAGGCTCGACGACATCAGGACGTGATACGACGGGTTTCAATGCATTGTAGGCCACAGTGCCAAGCGCCACCGCACCAAGCAAGAGTAAAGACTTTTTCTTATCTAAGTTCATTTTTTTTATCCTTTGTTGGTAAAACAACAATTTAAATAGCGTTATGGTTTAAGCATCCCAAGCTATTTTCTTAATTTTGTGACTTAAAAATAGAAATGTGTACTCTAGAGAGGAAGTAAAGCAGATAAAACAACTATTCTGGACTAAGTTTGGCCAATTTATGGTTTTGCACCCGTCAGCGGACAGGGAGAAAGTGAACTGGGTTAACTACAAAACCGGAATTAAGCACTTGTACTTCAGGATGGATGCTGACAAAAACGAGGCGAAGATTGCGATCAGCTGGTCACAGCCGGATGCTGGAATCCGTGCTTTGATGGCGGAGCAATTTATGCAATTCAAGGCTGTGCTCCACGCGATTCTAGGAGAAGAATGGACATGGGAAATGGATGGCCATGATGAATATGGCAGACCGGTATGTCAGATTTACACGGTACTGGAAGGACACAGTATTTTCGATGAATCAGAATGGGGCACACTGATCTCATTTTTTAAATCGAGAATTATTGCGCTGGATGAATTTTGGTCGGACGCAAAATATGCTTTCAATATTTTCAAATAATTATAATAGATAGAACAATGAAAAAAATGATTAAGGGGATGCTTGCTCTCGTGTTGTGTTTTCAGCTTTCATCGGTATTCGCCTGGGGGACGATCGGGCACCGTGTCGTGGCCGAAATAGCTGAACGCCATTTGAATAAAAAAGCAAAGAAGAAGATTGGAAAAATCATTGGACAGCAGAAATTGGCTTATTGGGCGAATTGGGGTGATTTCATTAAATCAGACCCAAGGCCAGAATTTAAAAAGCTTGGCAATTCTCATTTTATCAATTTAAATGCAAACTTGCCCTGGGCCGAGTTCCAGTTGGGCTTGGATAATTCTGCAGATGAAAATTTGTATAAGACAGCTATCCATTTGGAGAAATCTTTCGCAGATAAAACAATCTCTATGGAACAGCAAAAACAGAATCTCTACTTCCTGATCCATATTTTAGGGGATGCACATCAGCCCATGCATGTCAGTAGGGCAGAAGATCAGGGCGGAAATAAAATTGAAGTAAGCTGGTTCGGAAAGAAATCGAATATCCATCGTGTTTGGGATAGCGATTTGGTGGACAATGAGAAATACAGCTATACGGAATACGCGACGGTGCTTGACGTCAGAAGCAAAGAGGAGAACAAAGAGCTTGCGGCGGGAGAACTGTCCAACTGGCTGTACGAGTCTAACCAGCTTGCTGAGAAAATTTATGCGGATGTAGCCAATAATGCTAACTTATCGTACTCCTATGTTTACCAGAACAAGGATGTTATGGAGCAATGTTTGTTGAAGGGCGGGCTGCGGCTTGCTAAGGTGCTTAATCGTATTTTTGGATAACTTTGCCTCCGATATCATCAGGACTTGGCCGTGTCAGAAATTTTTGATACGGCCTTTTTTCTGCGGTTCCATTTTTTTTATACTCTTTCCTTAGCCTTCGGCGTGCCAAGTGAGCTCTACGGGATAAGAACCCTCTGACTGTGTTTGGCGCGTCAGTGCTTGTGAAGGCTTGAAGGATTTTTGCTTATTGTGCCTTACGGCCGATAAAATTCTATAATTTCTATTTACCTTTAAACCAAGTGTGGGCTTTATTTGTTTCACTTTTATAATCGCCGGTGTTTCATGACTATTCTACAGCTGTTTAAAAAAATAATTCCTTTTGCCCGTCCGTACCGCAGATTGATCATTTACACCCTACTGTTGACTGTCGTTGGGTCATTTGCCGCACAGATCAATGCATTTATTCTCCGCTACACAGTGGATTCGATCAACGCGCTGATGATCGCCAAGGAACTATTGTCCAAAGGGCTGTATATTGTCGGTATCATCAGTTTTGTGCTGATGCTTAAAGAGGTAGTCTATGCCTTAGTGCAGTTTGGGCAGAAATTTTATGGCGAGAAATTACGGATTTATATTGCGCGGGATTTTTCACAGGCGATTGTCAGCCGCGTCCTGAGCTATAAACTTGCATTTTATACCTCTTCGGACAACGAAAGCGGAAAGCTGGCGACGCGAATCGATGCGGGCATTAGTTCATTGACCCGCTTGGTCCAAAATTTCTTTATTGATATTCTACCGCTATTTGCCAATGCTATCATTGCGTTGGCTTGCATGTTTTATGCCAATGTCTATGTCGGTCTAGTGGGGCTGGCGGTGATCCCGTTATATCTTTACATCAGCCAGTCACAGGCAACAAAACTTTCGGGTTTTAGGCGGCAGATGCGAAACTACCGTGAATCAAAAAACAATCGTATCATTAGTTTGATTGATTCTATTTTGGTTATCAAGTCGTTTGTCCGCGAACCTGAAGAGGCTGCCCGGCACGAAAAGATTCAGTTTGAAATGACGGAAAATCAGATGCAGACCCGTAAAACGAGTTTCCTATATGATAGCATCAAAAATTTTGTCGAACAAATTGCAGTAGTCATCATTATCGTATTGACAGCCTATCTGGTATTGTCAGCACAGATGAGTATTGGCGCGATCATGTTTCATATTATGCTGTTTAATAACGTGTCGGCACCGATTCGGCAATTGCACCGCATTTATGACGAAGTAAACGATGCGCTGATCTACTCTGAATCCTTTTTTGAGATTTTGGAAGCGGATGAACAGATCGAATCGAGAGGCACTAACCGTCCAGCACGCATTAAGGGGAATCTGGAATTGAAAAATGTATCTTTTGCATATCCCAATGGTACATTGGCTTTGAAAAATGTGAATTTTTCGATACGGCACAACGAAATTACGGCTTTGGTAGGCCTCAGTGGAGCGGGTAAGAGTACAGTGATCAATCTGCTGGACAAATTTTATGAGCCTTCGCGCGGACAGATAATTCTGGACGGCGTGGACCTGGCCGATTATGACACGGCATATCTGCGCGAACATGTCGGCATGGTACTACAACGTAATCATATCTTTAAAGGGACGATATACGAGAACATCGCCTACGGTAAAATAGGGAGTTCAAAAGAAGAAATTGTCGAGGCAGCCAAGAAAGCCTATATTCATCAACAGATTATGGAATTACCAAAAGGATATGAGTCGGATGCTCAGCTACTATCGGGGGGACAGCAGCAGCGTATTGCCATTGCGCGCCTGTTTTTGAAAAATCCTCCCATTATCTTCTTGGACGAACCTACGGCTAATCTGGATGCTATTGCTACTGAACAGATCAAAAACAGTCTGGATGCCATTAAAAGGGACCGTACGGTCATCATTGTTTCACATAGCATATCGCAAATTATCGATTCGAATATGATTGTAGTGATGGAGAGGGGGCGGGTCGTTGAGCAGGGCAAGCATGAGGATCTCTATGCTCGCAAAGGCACGTATTACGCTATATTTTCTGCGATGGCAAATAGTTTGAACCTCGGTAAGATCAGCAAGACACTTTCCTTCGACAAATGATCCGTCGGCACACACTTGGCAGCTTCAGCCTGACCGGCTATGGAGAATCATTCCGGCGACTACCAGAACAATACCTGCGCAGGAATATATATTGGGGAATACAGCATGTAGCAGGATAATCTCCCCAAAAAGGGTAAAAATTACTTCCGCGGCCTGCGTTGCCTCGACGGCGGCAAGCGCATTGTGGTTGGTATGCACCATATCTGTAGCGGTGAAAAATAGCAAGGTGGCAACAATACCTGAGAATAGGGCAACCATGGCTGTCTGAAAAAGTTGCTGATTCGTCGGCCAGCCACTTTCAACATATGCAAAAGAACTCAATATAATCCAAAAGGGCATACTACAGAGCGTCATGCCCAGTGTGCGCTGGAAAGCATCCAGCCTGTTGCCTGTTATGTTCATCATTTGGCGGTTGCCCAGAGGATAGGCTATGGCTCCGACCAATACTGGAATGCTTCCGAGTAATATTGAACGCAGAGAAGTACGCTGGGCTTCGGTAATCTGCATGAGAAGAATGCCTATAAATATTATAAGCGAAAAGAGAAGCGACCCTTTGGATATGGCCCTTCGTTGCCCTTTCTTTTCCAGTAAGGGGCCTATAAACATACCGGCAATAATCGTAAATTCGAAGGTGCTTGCAACCAGCCAGGAGGGGCCATAACTTGCTCCAAATGTCAGGGTGGCATAGAATAGTCCGAAACCTACCGTACTCCAAAGTAGCCATTTTCCGACATTGGCTTTTATTTCATTCAAAAGGCCAGACAGATTGCCTCTCAAACAGACTATAATGAATAACACCGGCAGCATCCAGATAAAACGGAGCGCAGCCGTCCACTGCCAGCTGCCACCTGATACAGCCATAATACGGTTGAGCACAAAGGTGCTGGCGAAGAAAAAGGCCGCAAGGATACCTAAGAAAAGTGCTGTACGTTTACTTTTTTTTGTTGTAAATTGGAATGGCATAAATAAATAGGACGTATGTTTATTTGCTTCTGTGAAAGTAAGCAAATGCATGTTCATTTCGAAATGAAACAAAAAGTAATTGATTTTTATGGCGATTTTCTCATTTAAAATTCCTTATTTTGCCTAATCAATAAAACAAGTAGTAAGAAAATTAATCAAGATGATTATACAACCAAGAACTAGAGGTTTTATTTGTTTAACCTCGCATCCACAAGGGGCTGCGCAAAACATTAAAAATCAAATTGAATACGTGAAATCAAAGGGTGAGATCGCGAACGGGCCAAAAAAAGTATTGGTTATCGGTGCTTCTACAGGCTTTGGTATTGCATCCCGGATTTCTGCAGCATTTGGTTCTGGAGCTGCTACAATCGGTGTGTTTTTTGAGAAGCCTGCAGCAGAAGGCAAACCCGGAACTGCCGGTTGGTATAATTCAGCTGCATTTGAAAAAGAAGCTCATGACGCTGGATTATATGCTAAAAGCATTAATGGTGATGCATTTTCAGATGAGATCAAACAGCAGACGATTGATCTGATCAAAAAAGATTTAGGACAAGTAGATTTAGTGGTTTACAGTTTGGCATCTCCACGTCGTACACACCCGAAAACTGGTGTGGCGCATGCGTCTGTGCTAAAACCAATCAAGGAGCCGTTTACCAATAAGACAGTAGATTTTCATACAGGTATTGTGTCAGATATTACAATTCAACCTGTTAAAAACGAAGAAGATATTGCTAATACCGTAGCTGTCATGGGTGGAGAAGACTGGAAGTTCTGGATCGAAGATTTAAAAGCTGCAGGTGTTCTTGCAGAAGGGGTGAAGACAGTAGCTTATTCGTATATTGGTCCTGAACTGACTTATCCAATCTACCGTAACGGAACAATAGGTCGCGCAAAAGATGATCTGGAGGCTACTGTTCCTGCAATTAACGACATATTAAACGATATTCATGGTGTCGCTTATGTATCTGTGAATAAGGCGCTGGTTACGCAATCAAGCTCAGCGATCCCTGTAGTACCCTTGTATATTTCACTTTTGTATAAAGTGATGAAAGAAAAGGGAATTCACGAGGGCACGATTGAACAGATGCAACGTCTGTTTGCAGAGCGTTTATATACCGCCGACGGTAAGGTATTACTCGATGATAAAGGCCGTATCCGTGTGGACGATCTGGAAATGCGTGCGGATGTTCAGGCCGAGGTTGCGGCGCTGTGGGAGAAAGCCACAACTGAAAATCTCGCTGAGATCTCGGATATTGAAGGTTACCGAAACGAATTTTTCAATCTATTCGGATTCAACTTTGACGGCATCGATTACAACGCTGATACCAATGAAATGGTATCGGTACCCAGTATTGCGGATTAGTTGACTGCAATCTTTGGAGCATGCGGCTTTTAGCGCTGCTTCCATAGTTTCATATACATGACTAAATAAGCCGCTTGGATGAAAATTCAAGCGGCTTTACGTTTTTTAGAGATCCTTATGGTAAGTAAAGATGTCAGGCGAGTTTTGTTCTTTTATGATAATATAAATTTCCCACTACGGCAAAACCGATGGCGACCATAATGGCACTGAAAGGGTAGATACTGGTCATCCCAATATTATTGGCAACGAAGCCAATCAGCGGTCCGGTAATTCCCAGCGAAATGTCAATAAATAGCCCATAGGCCGCCAGCGCTGAACCTTGTTGACTGCCGTCTACTCTTTTAATGGCCTCTACACCCAAAGCGGGGAAGACAAGCGAAAAACCCAATCCTGTCAACGCAGCTCCCGCCAGCGTCCAAATTGGATGTAAGGCAAGAGCGATGACAAGTAAGCCCAAGGCTTCCACAAAAAGGCTTACTAATGCTATGCGCAGACCTCCAAATTGGTCTATGGCCTTATTGAACACGAGCCGCGTCAGAATAAAGAAAATGCCAAATACTGTTAAACATACGGCTCCATTTTGCCAGTTGAAATACTCATAGTAAAGCGTCATAAAGGTCGAAATGCTGCCAAAACCGAGACCACCCAAAGCCAAACAGGCTCCGAACGGCGCGACAGTCAAAAGTACACGTTTGAAACTGACTGGAGCAGTTTTCTTAAACGCCACGCGGTAAGGTTTTTTTGATTTACTGTAAAAGTAACCGAGGACTCCGACAGCAAATGTGAGAATGGCCAGCGATTGGTAGTTCACATGATCAGCCATGAATACACCCAGTGGTGCACCCAGGGCTAGGGCGCCATAACTGGCGATACCATTAAAGGAAATGGCTTTGGCTGCATGTTCATCTCCCAGCTCCAATAACGCCCAGTTGATCGGGCTGGCACCGACAAGGCCTTCGCCGATACCCGTAAATAGCCGCGTCACCAACAATAGACCCAGACTTAGGAACGGTTGGGATCTGAAGAGAAAAACCAGCAAAAGAAAAATACCTGAAAGCGCAAAAAATAACATACTGCGCAATACAGATACCTTAGGACCTTTGGTATCCACAATTTTTCCAGCGTAACCGCGAAGTAAAAAGGTCGCTATATATTGTACACTGATGACCAGCCCAGCAATTATCGTATTGAATCCTAAGATTTGGTGGATGAAGATGGGCAAGGTTGCAAGTGATAGGCCGATCGTGAAGTAACCGAGAAAAGTTAAAGAAACGTAGCCTAAAATCTTTTTATTGACCTCCCGTAAAGAAACTGTCATTTTAAAAATTTTAGGCAAAAATACGTCTTTGAGCTTGTTTTCAAAAATAAAATCAATAGACTACTGTCTCTTTAATCTCACAATTCTTCTCGAGCCACTCCTGATCAAATTGTTTTGGAGACAGCTTTTTCCCCTGATAAATATAATAAACCTTTTCGGATTCTCCTTTTACCGGAGGACCGGGAATTTTGTTGATGATTTTTTCATCAGGACAGTCCTGTATGAGTACCTGACGGTTGCCCTGCT from the Sphingobacterium thalpophilum genome contains:
- a CDS encoding lipocalin family protein, with protein sequence MNLDKKKSLLLLGAVALGTVAYNALKPVVSRPDVVEPFNLDKYLGKWYEIARLDFRWERGLSQVTAEYSKNKDGSIRVNNQGYSEEKERWKQSLGKAKFVNGPQKGALKVSFFGPFYSGYNIVRITPDYKYALIFGDNLDYMWILGRDTEIPDKIKNEFLTYALQCGYETGKLVWTKH
- a CDS encoding DUF4268 domain-containing protein, which encodes MYSREEVKQIKQLFWTKFGQFMVLHPSADREKVNWVNYKTGIKHLYFRMDADKNEAKIAISWSQPDAGIRALMAEQFMQFKAVLHAILGEEWTWEMDGHDEYGRPVCQIYTVLEGHSIFDESEWGTLISFFKSRIIALDEFWSDAKYAFNIFK
- a CDS encoding S1/P1 nuclease, which encodes MKKMIKGMLALVLCFQLSSVFAWGTIGHRVVAEIAERHLNKKAKKKIGKIIGQQKLAYWANWGDFIKSDPRPEFKKLGNSHFINLNANLPWAEFQLGLDNSADENLYKTAIHLEKSFADKTISMEQQKQNLYFLIHILGDAHQPMHVSRAEDQGGNKIEVSWFGKKSNIHRVWDSDLVDNEKYSYTEYATVLDVRSKEENKELAAGELSNWLYESNQLAEKIYADVANNANLSYSYVYQNKDVMEQCLLKGGLRLAKVLNRIFG
- a CDS encoding ABC transporter ATP-binding protein — translated: MTILQLFKKIIPFARPYRRLIIYTLLLTVVGSFAAQINAFILRYTVDSINALMIAKELLSKGLYIVGIISFVLMLKEVVYALVQFGQKFYGEKLRIYIARDFSQAIVSRVLSYKLAFYTSSDNESGKLATRIDAGISSLTRLVQNFFIDILPLFANAIIALACMFYANVYVGLVGLAVIPLYLYISQSQATKLSGFRRQMRNYRESKNNRIISLIDSILVIKSFVREPEEAARHEKIQFEMTENQMQTRKTSFLYDSIKNFVEQIAVVIIIVLTAYLVLSAQMSIGAIMFHIMLFNNVSAPIRQLHRIYDEVNDALIYSESFFEILEADEQIESRGTNRPARIKGNLELKNVSFAYPNGTLALKNVNFSIRHNEITALVGLSGAGKSTVINLLDKFYEPSRGQIILDGVDLADYDTAYLREHVGMVLQRNHIFKGTIYENIAYGKIGSSKEEIVEAAKKAYIHQQIMELPKGYESDAQLLSGGQQQRIAIARLFLKNPPIIFLDEPTANLDAIATEQIKNSLDAIKRDRTVIIVSHSISQIIDSNMIVVMERGRVVEQGKHEDLYARKGTYYAIFSAMANSLNLGKISKTLSFDK
- a CDS encoding DMT family transporter; this translates as MPFQFTTKKSKRTALFLGILAAFFFASTFVLNRIMAVSGGSWQWTAALRFIWMLPVLFIIVCLRGNLSGLLNEIKANVGKWLLWSTVGFGLFYATLTFGASYGPSWLVASTFEFTIIAGMFIGPLLEKKGQRRAISKGSLLFSLIIFIGILLMQITEAQRTSLRSILLGSIPVLVGAIAYPLGNRQMMNITGNRLDAFQRTLGMTLCSMPFWIILSSFAYVESGWPTNQQLFQTAMVALFSGIVATLLFFTATDMVHTNHNALAAVEATQAAEVIFTLFGEIILLHAVFPNIYSCAGIVLVVAGMILHSRSG
- the fabV gene encoding enoyl-ACP reductase FabV, whose protein sequence is MIIQPRTRGFICLTSHPQGAAQNIKNQIEYVKSKGEIANGPKKVLVIGASTGFGIASRISAAFGSGAATIGVFFEKPAAEGKPGTAGWYNSAAFEKEAHDAGLYAKSINGDAFSDEIKQQTIDLIKKDLGQVDLVVYSLASPRRTHPKTGVAHASVLKPIKEPFTNKTVDFHTGIVSDITIQPVKNEEDIANTVAVMGGEDWKFWIEDLKAAGVLAEGVKTVAYSYIGPELTYPIYRNGTIGRAKDDLEATVPAINDILNDIHGVAYVSVNKALVTQSSSAIPVVPLYISLLYKVMKEKGIHEGTIEQMQRLFAERLYTADGKVLLDDKGRIRVDDLEMRADVQAEVAALWEKATTENLAEISDIEGYRNEFFNLFGFNFDGIDYNADTNEMVSVPSIAD
- a CDS encoding MFS transporter, producing the protein MTVSLREVNKKILGYVSLTFLGYFTIGLSLATLPIFIHQILGFNTIIAGLVISVQYIATFLLRGYAGKIVDTKGPKVSVLRSMLFFALSGIFLLLVFLFRSQPFLSLGLLLVTRLFTGIGEGLVGASPINWALLELGDEHAAKAISFNGIASYGALALGAPLGVFMADHVNYQSLAILTFAVGVLGYFYSKSKKPYRVAFKKTAPVSFKRVLLTVAPFGACLALGGLGFGSISTFMTLYYEYFNWQNGAVCLTVFGIFFILTRLVFNKAIDQFGGLRIALVSLFVEALGLLVIALALHPIWTLAGAALTGLGFSLVFPALGVEAIKRVDGSQQGSALAAYGLFIDISLGITGPLIGFVANNIGMTSIYPFSAIMVAIGFAVVGNLYYHKRTKLA